One genomic window of Maribacter aquivivus includes the following:
- a CDS encoding sigma-54-dependent transcriptional regulator, with protein sequence MTKILIIEDDTSFAQMLQKFLARNSYDVVLSHTGLDGEKQLKEHDFQLVITDLRLPDYDGIKLVSNLKGEIPVIVMTGYAEVSTAVKAMKMGAYDYISKPFTPDQMLLVIDGALNSKPVVSREPVYSKEKVEGAKEATTSQELILTSEATQKLEEHIVLVAPTDMSVLIIGESGTGKEVTAKAIHQKSTRNEKPYIALDCGAIPKELAASEFFGHIKGSFTGAVADKVGSFEAANGGTLFLDEVGNLSYENQIQLLRALQERKIKRIGSNSEIQVDVRILSATNEDLKAAVEKGTFREDLYHRLNEFSLQIPALKNRHGDLSVLASHFLSKFNEKLNKQIVDFSAEVWDIFNAYHWPGNIRELQNVIQRAVLLSTTDKVEAKVLPSELMSPVLETVELGSLSKADFEKEQIVNALKRTNYNKSKAAKLLQVTRKTLYNRINYYDLDL encoded by the coding sequence ATGACTAAAATTTTAATTATTGAAGATGATACTTCATTTGCCCAAATGCTGCAAAAATTTTTGGCAAGAAATAGTTATGATGTGGTATTAAGTCATACGGGGTTAGATGGCGAAAAACAATTAAAAGAACACGATTTTCAATTAGTAATTACAGATTTGCGATTACCTGATTATGACGGTATTAAATTGGTGTCTAATCTAAAAGGTGAAATTCCGGTAATTGTAATGACAGGTTATGCAGAAGTTTCTACAGCTGTAAAGGCGATGAAAATGGGAGCTTACGATTATATTTCTAAACCTTTTACTCCTGATCAGATGTTATTGGTTATTGATGGTGCGTTAAATTCAAAACCAGTAGTTTCAAGAGAACCTGTTTATTCAAAAGAAAAAGTAGAAGGTGCTAAAGAAGCAACTACGTCGCAAGAATTAATTTTGACTAGCGAGGCAACCCAAAAATTAGAAGAGCATATTGTTTTGGTAGCACCAACAGATATGTCGGTTTTGATTATTGGAGAAAGCGGTACAGGTAAAGAAGTTACTGCAAAAGCCATTCACCAAAAAAGTACGAGAAACGAAAAACCGTATATAGCACTAGATTGTGGAGCAATCCCTAAAGAATTGGCAGCAAGTGAATTTTTTGGGCATATAAAAGGAAGTTTCACCGGTGCTGTCGCCGATAAAGTTGGTAGTTTTGAAGCTGCCAACGGTGGTACTTTATTTTTAGATGAGGTAGGTAATCTTTCTTACGAGAATCAAATACAGTTGTTAAGAGCGTTACAAGAGCGCAAAATAAAAAGAATAGGTAGTAATAGCGAAATACAGGTCGATGTAAGAATTTTATCGGCTACAAATGAAGATTTAAAGGCTGCAGTTGAAAAAGGTACTTTTCGAGAAGATTTGTATCATCGATTGAATGAGTTTTCATTGCAAATCCCAGCTTTAAAAAACAGACACGGAGATTTATCAGTATTAGCTTCTCACTTTTTAAGCAAGTTCAATGAAAAGTTGAACAAACAAATTGTTGATTTTTCTGCTGAGGTTTGGGACATTTTCAATGCCTATCATTGGCCCGGTAATATTCGAGAATTACAGAATGTAATTCAGCGCGCAGTACTGTTATCGACTACAGATAAAGTTGAAGCAAAGGTTTTACCGTCAGAGTTGATGAGTCCGGTTTTAGAAACTGTAGAATTAGGGAGTCTTTCAAAAGCGGATTTTGAAAAAGAACAAATTGTAAATGCCTTAAAACGTACTAATTACAACAAATCTAAAGCAGCAAAATTATTACAGGTAACTAGAAAAACACTGTATAACAGAATCAATTATTACGATTTGGATTTGTAG
- a CDS encoding DUF4301 family protein gives MIELTDKDLKQLEKKGISKEQMLGHINTFKEGIPFVQLENAAVIGNGILKFSDAEEKELIAFYDYKLKGLDILKFVPASGAASRMFKALFSFLGAYNPAEETLDAYLSRTNDTDIKKFSEGLKRFPFYQKVMDRIAVKSNSQGEKVFSFISELLGENALNYGFFPKGLLPFHKYESSAATPFEEHLKEGALYAGSNGKANLHFTISEQHEEMFGEEFKASGPKVSADTGITYNVDYSFQKPSTDTLAVDMDNNPFRNEDGSVLFRPGGHGALIQNLNEQDADVIFIKNIDNVAVMKDAKAVADSKKVLAGVLLKEQEKAFEYAALLDKGDVDDAQIEEVRNFLVTNLNVRFSDDFDSKSNTDKIAILKDRVNRPIRICGMVKNEGEPGGGPFWVTNGKGEVSLQIIESAQIDMDNSQQADLLKNSTHFNPVDLVCAVRNYKGEKYNLLKFVDEKQGFITGKTKDGKELKALELPGLWNGAMAFWNTIFVEVPLVTFNPVKSVVDLLKDSHQA, from the coding sequence ATGATTGAACTTACAGATAAAGATTTAAAACAATTAGAGAAAAAAGGAATTTCTAAAGAGCAAATGTTGGGTCATATCAACACGTTCAAAGAAGGTATTCCTTTTGTGCAATTAGAGAATGCCGCCGTAATAGGTAATGGTATTCTTAAATTTTCTGATGCAGAAGAGAAAGAACTCATTGCATTTTATGATTATAAACTCAAGGGACTGGATATTTTAAAATTTGTACCGGCTTCTGGTGCAGCTTCTAGAATGTTTAAAGCGTTATTTAGTTTTTTAGGGGCTTATAACCCTGCTGAAGAAACGTTAGATGCATATTTGTCAAGAACTAATGATACCGATATAAAAAAGTTCTCTGAAGGCTTGAAGCGTTTTCCGTTTTATCAAAAAGTGATGGATAGAATAGCTGTAAAATCCAATTCTCAAGGAGAAAAGGTATTTAGTTTCATTTCTGAGCTTTTAGGTGAGAATGCATTGAACTACGGTTTTTTTCCAAAGGGATTATTACCGTTTCATAAATATGAATCTTCTGCAGCTACACCTTTTGAAGAACATTTAAAAGAAGGTGCATTATATGCAGGTTCTAACGGTAAGGCAAATTTGCATTTTACGATTTCAGAACAGCATGAAGAAATGTTTGGAGAGGAGTTTAAAGCATCTGGACCAAAAGTTTCTGCCGATACAGGTATCACCTATAATGTAGATTACTCTTTTCAAAAACCTTCTACAGATACCTTGGCGGTAGACATGGATAATAATCCGTTTAGAAATGAAGATGGCTCTGTATTGTTTAGACCAGGTGGTCATGGTGCATTGATTCAGAATTTAAATGAACAAGACGCTGATGTTATTTTTATAAAGAATATTGATAACGTTGCCGTAATGAAAGATGCCAAGGCGGTTGCCGATAGTAAAAAGGTTTTGGCAGGTGTACTTCTAAAAGAGCAAGAAAAAGCATTTGAATATGCTGCATTACTGGATAAAGGTGATGTAGATGATGCGCAGATTGAAGAAGTTAGAAACTTTTTGGTTACAAATTTAAATGTTCGTTTCTCAGATGACTTTGATTCAAAATCGAATACTGATAAAATCGCGATTCTAAAAGATAGAGTCAATAGACCTATTCGTATTTGTGGTATGGTGAAAAATGAAGGTGAGCCAGGAGGTGGTCCTTTTTGGGTAACCAATGGTAAAGGTGAAGTTTCTTTACAAATCATAGAATCAGCACAAATAGATATGGATAATAGTCAACAAGCAGATCTTCTTAAGAATTCTACCCATTTTAATCCGGTAGATTTAGTTTGTGCTGTTCGTAATTACAAAGGTGAGAAATACAATCTATTAAAGTTTGTAGACGAAAAGCAAGGTTTTATTACTGGTAAGACTAAAGACGGTAAAGAATTAAAGGCTCTTGAGCTACCTGGCTTATGGAACGGTGCTATGGCATTTTGGAATACCATCTTTGTAGAAGTACCCTTAGTAACCTTCAATCCTGTAAAAAGTGTTGTGGATCTTTTAAAAGATTCGCATCAGGCTTAG
- a CDS encoding AAA family ATPase, translating to MEEKYRQEPSDVLKVVLFGPESTGKTTLSEQLARHYHTVWVPEYARDYLQDKWNNERKTCEPHDLLPIAAGQMRMENNLTKKATDILICDTDLLETKVYSEAYYIGDCDPILEKYALENTYDLYLLTYIDIPWEADDLRDKPDEREQMFNYFKDTLEKYGKNFITLKGNKKERLQKAINHIDTLLHK from the coding sequence ATGGAAGAAAAATACAGACAAGAACCTTCAGATGTCTTAAAAGTGGTTCTTTTTGGTCCAGAATCTACAGGTAAGACAACCTTGTCAGAGCAATTGGCGAGGCATTATCATACAGTTTGGGTGCCAGAATATGCTAGGGACTATTTGCAGGATAAATGGAACAATGAGCGAAAAACTTGCGAACCGCACGATTTGTTGCCTATTGCAGCGGGGCAAATGCGAATGGAGAATAATTTGACAAAAAAAGCTACAGATATTCTTATTTGCGATACCGATCTCTTGGAGACCAAAGTATATTCAGAGGCATATTACATTGGTGATTGTGATCCAATATTAGAAAAGTATGCCTTGGAGAATACATATGATCTTTATTTGTTGACCTATATAGATATTCCTTGGGAAGCAGATGATTTAAGGGATAAGCCAGATGAAAGAGAGCAAATGTTTAATTATTTTAAGGACACTTTAGAAAAATACGGTAAAAATTTTATTACCTTGAAGGGGAACAAAAAAGAACGTTTACAAAAAGCCATTAACCATATAGATACCTTATTACATAAATGA
- the pnuC gene encoding nicotinamide riboside transporter PnuC codes for MSPIFDYLFGQYSDYDTLDIILEIVAVIFGLLSVWFSKQNKILVYPTGLISTSIFVYLLLKWGLLGDMMINAYYFIMSLYGWYIWTRKVDAEHYTPITRVTKKENITSVIIFISTIIFVFTVYQVFDKWNSWTAYVDTITTAIFFVGMWLMAKRKVENWIYWIIGDLISIPLYFYKGFTFTSFQYLIFTILAFYGYNAWKKNTDKNLQMS; via the coding sequence ATGAGCCCCATTTTTGATTATCTCTTTGGTCAATATTCCGATTATGATACACTAGATATTATTCTTGAAATTGTAGCGGTCATTTTTGGATTACTTTCAGTATGGTTCTCTAAACAGAATAAGATTCTAGTGTACCCTACAGGGTTAATCAGTACCTCAATATTTGTTTACCTACTTTTAAAGTGGGGTTTATTGGGCGATATGATGATTAATGCCTACTATTTTATAATGAGTTTATATGGTTGGTATATATGGACAAGAAAAGTAGATGCAGAGCATTACACGCCAATTACAAGAGTAACCAAAAAGGAAAATATCACCTCGGTTATCATTTTTATAAGTACCATCATTTTTGTTTTTACCGTGTATCAAGTTTTTGATAAATGGAATAGTTGGACGGCTTATGTTGACACCATAACAACAGCTATATTTTTTGTGGGTATGTGGCTGATGGCCAAGAGGAAAGTAGAAAATTGGATATATTGGATTATTGGAGATTTAATATCGATCCCGTTATACTTTTATAAAGGATTTACGTTTACTAGTTTTCAGTATCTCATTTTTACAATATTGGCCTTTTACGGGTATAATGCATGGAAGAAAAATACAGACAAGAACCTTCAGATGTCTTAA
- a CDS encoding thiamine-binding protein — protein MDISVELTFSPLQDDFEQHIINFIKKLRECGLTVLENPLSTQVYGSYDEVMKVLNTEIKTAFELMDRGLLFMKIVKSDRSDYEPHF, from the coding sequence ATGGATATATCAGTAGAATTGACATTTTCGCCATTGCAAGACGATTTTGAACAGCACATTATAAATTTCATAAAAAAACTGCGAGAATGTGGACTAACGGTACTCGAGAATCCATTGAGCACCCAGGTTTATGGTTCTTATGATGAAGTAATGAAAGTATTGAATACTGAAATTAAAACAGCATTTGAGTTGATGGATCGAGGGCTCTTATTCATGAAAATTGTTAAATCTGATAGAAGCGACTATGAGCCCCATTTTTGA
- a CDS encoding 4'-phosphopantetheinyl transferase family protein, with protein MPLYKTITVNEETSLAIWKVEETEENLWTGIELTPYCQNRFDGMKSELHRKAFLSIRHLLAKYDYTDADLIYDENGKPHLKDGKFISITHSHNFTGIIISFSEHVGVDIEMQRDKILRIAHKFTPFEEYKTLANTAAVVRKLTIVWGAKESLYKIYGHRGVSFLHHINVQDFKFDANRTTAQIIFQGNLSNYKIRFLEFEEFTCVYATRDKE; from the coding sequence ATGCCGCTTTACAAAACTATAACAGTAAATGAAGAAACCTCCTTAGCAATTTGGAAGGTTGAAGAGACAGAAGAAAACCTTTGGACAGGTATTGAGCTCACACCATATTGTCAAAATCGATTTGACGGAATGAAATCTGAGCTTCATCGTAAGGCGTTCTTGAGTATTAGGCACTTACTTGCCAAATATGATTATACAGATGCTGATTTAATCTATGATGAAAACGGGAAACCCCATTTAAAAGATGGCAAGTTTATATCCATTACACATTCTCATAATTTTACGGGTATCATCATTAGTTTTTCCGAACATGTAGGTGTCGATATAGAAATGCAGCGCGATAAAATTTTGCGTATAGCACATAAATTCACCCCTTTTGAGGAGTATAAAACGCTAGCGAATACAGCGGCAGTGGTTAGAAAGTTGACCATTGTATGGGGAGCAAAAGAATCGCTCTATAAAATTTATGGCCACAGGGGTGTTAGTTTTTTACACCATATTAATGTGCAAGACTTTAAGTTCGATGCTAATAGGACTACCGCTCAGATTATTTTTCAAGGAAATTTGTCCAATTATAAGATACGATTTTTAGAATTTGAAGAGTTTACCTGCGTTTATGCCACAAGAGATAAAGAATAG
- the ahcY gene encoding adenosylhomocysteinase, giving the protein MSTKTIPYVPYKVKDISLADWGRKEIELAEAEMPGLMALREEYKNEQPLKGARIAGCLHMTIQTAVLIETLTALGADVTWSSCNIFSTQDQAAAAIAATGVPVYAWKGMNEEEFDWCIEQTLFFGEDRKPLNMILDDGGDLTNMVLDKYPEMAGEIKGLSEETTTGVHRLYERVKKGTLPMPAINVNDSVTKSKFDNKYGCRESAVDAIRRATDTMLAGKKVVVAGYGDVGKGTAASFKGAGSIVTVTEIDPICALQACMDGFEVKKLETVIGKADIVITTTGNKDIIRAEHFEALKDKAIVCNIGHFDNEIDMAWLNKNHGSTKDEIKPQVDKYTINGKDLIILAEGRLVNLGCATGHPSFVMSNSFTNQTLAQIELWKNSANYENDVYMLPKHLDEKVAKLHLSRLGAELTELKDYQADYIGVTVEGPFKPEYYRY; this is encoded by the coding sequence ATGAGCACGAAAACTATTCCGTATGTGCCTTATAAGGTTAAGGATATATCCCTTGCTGATTGGGGAAGAAAAGAAATTGAATTAGCAGAAGCTGAAATGCCAGGTTTAATGGCACTAAGAGAAGAATATAAAAATGAGCAACCTTTAAAGGGAGCTCGTATTGCTGGTTGTCTTCATATGACAATACAAACTGCTGTACTTATTGAAACATTGACCGCTCTTGGCGCAGATGTTACTTGGAGTTCATGTAATATTTTTTCTACTCAAGATCAAGCTGCAGCAGCTATTGCCGCTACAGGAGTGCCTGTTTACGCTTGGAAAGGAATGAACGAAGAGGAGTTTGACTGGTGTATTGAGCAGACATTATTCTTCGGTGAAGACAGAAAACCATTGAACATGATCTTAGATGATGGTGGTGACCTTACCAATATGGTATTGGATAAGTACCCAGAAATGGCAGGAGAAATTAAAGGTCTTTCTGAAGAAACTACAACGGGAGTTCACCGTTTATACGAGCGTGTAAAGAAAGGAACTTTACCTATGCCAGCTATAAACGTTAACGATTCTGTTACTAAATCGAAATTTGATAACAAATACGGGTGTCGTGAAAGTGCTGTTGATGCTATTCGTAGAGCTACAGATACAATGCTTGCCGGTAAAAAAGTTGTTGTTGCTGGTTACGGTGATGTTGGTAAAGGTACCGCAGCTTCTTTTAAAGGTGCAGGTTCTATAGTTACTGTTACTGAAATTGATCCAATTTGTGCATTACAAGCTTGCATGGACGGATTTGAAGTAAAGAAATTAGAAACTGTTATTGGTAAAGCTGATATTGTTATTACTACAACCGGAAATAAAGACATTATTAGAGCTGAACATTTTGAAGCCCTAAAGGATAAAGCTATTGTTTGTAACATTGGTCATTTTGACAATGAAATTGACATGGCGTGGTTGAACAAAAACCATGGTAGCACTAAAGATGAAATTAAACCACAGGTAGATAAATATACTATTAACGGTAAAGATTTAATCATTTTGGCAGAAGGTAGATTGGTAAACTTAGGTTGTGCTACTGGTCATCCTAGTTTTGTGATGAGTAACTCATTTACAAACCAGACACTAGCTCAAATAGAGCTTTGGAAAAATAGCGCTAACTACGAGAATGATGTTTACATGTTACCTAAACATTTAGATGAGAAAGTTGCAAAACTTCACTTATCTCGTTTAGGAGCTGAACTTACAGAGTTAAAGGATTACCAAGCCGATTATATTGGTGTAACGGTTGAAGGTCCTTTTAAGCCTGAATACTACAGATACTAA
- a CDS encoding DUF3332 domain-containing protein, with amino-acid sequence MKKSIICVAMASTLLFSSCLGSFSAFNNLKDWNQGLSESKFVNNLVFWGLNIIPVYGLFFLGDAVIFNVIEFWGGSNPIAMEEGESETQMVERDGNTFEMTATKNRMQVTVVDGPKKGKKIDLVYKPSEKSWNAVRPNGEIIKLSSFEEGFYIVYMPNGKEVKINPLSSKEEGLAQIKEQTDCYYLDGMLAENN; translated from the coding sequence ATGAAAAAATCAATTATCTGTGTTGCAATGGCAAGTACATTATTATTCTCTAGTTGCTTAGGGTCTTTTAGTGCGTTCAATAATTTAAAAGACTGGAATCAAGGACTTTCAGAAAGTAAATTTGTAAACAATTTGGTATTTTGGGGCTTGAATATAATTCCAGTTTATGGTTTATTCTTTCTAGGGGATGCAGTTATCTTCAACGTAATAGAATTTTGGGGTGGGTCTAACCCAATTGCGATGGAAGAAGGGGAGTCAGAGACTCAAATGGTAGAAAGGGACGGTAACACTTTTGAAATGACCGCTACTAAGAATAGAATGCAGGTAACCGTAGTTGACGGACCTAAAAAAGGAAAGAAAATTGATTTAGTTTATAAGCCAAGTGAAAAGTCATGGAATGCTGTAAGGCCAAATGGGGAGATTATAAAATTGTCCTCTTTTGAAGAAGGTTTTTATATCGTTTATATGCCAAACGGAAAAGAGGTTAAAATTAATCCGTTAAGCTCTAAAGAAGAAGGTTTAGCTCAAATTAAAGAGCAAACAGATTGCTACTATTTAGATGGTATGTTAGCAGAAAATAACTAA
- a CDS encoding 5' nucleotidase, NT5C type: protein MILFVDMDEVIADTYGAHIELYNAEFNGELTKDLCSGTDVWRIVPEAHQESVRKHATRRGFFRNLKPIAGSQEILSKLADKHEVYIASAAMQFPNSLEEKSEWLDEHFPFLPWQNRILCGHKHILKGDILIDDRSFNLENFDGRSLQFTSPHNVNTEGFERVNTWFEIGEKLL from the coding sequence ATGATATTATTTGTTGACATGGATGAGGTAATTGCAGATACCTACGGCGCCCATATTGAACTTTACAATGCAGAATTTAATGGTGAGCTTACCAAAGATTTATGTTCAGGTACAGACGTTTGGCGCATTGTTCCAGAAGCGCACCAAGAAAGTGTTCGTAAGCACGCTACAAGAAGAGGGTTCTTCAGAAATTTAAAACCTATTGCAGGCAGTCAAGAAATATTATCTAAACTTGCGGACAAACATGAAGTCTATATCGCATCTGCCGCCATGCAATTCCCTAACTCTTTAGAAGAAAAAAGCGAATGGCTAGATGAGCACTTTCCTTTTTTACCTTGGCAAAATAGAATTCTTTGCGGTCACAAACACATTCTTAAAGGAGATATACTTATAGACGACAGAAGTTTTAACTTAGAAAATTTCGATGGTAGAAGCCTACAATTTACATCGCCACACAATGTAAATACCGAAGGATTTGAACGTGTGAATACGTGGTTTGAGATTGGAGAAAAATTATTGTAA
- a CDS encoding phytase, with protein MKNLSYLLVLTIVMISCRQSRLPKITPDVITEFTLNDTDDSAIWVNPKNPAESIVFGTDKKTNGAIYAFDLNGKIIQDKTIRDIQRPNNVDIEYGFQLNDSIVTDILVFTEREKQQIRMFSVPDMKPLDGGGFKVFEDEELEENRLPMGVSLYKSPKDATVYAIVGRKTGPADGYLYQYALNADSFGVSSKYVRKFGKFSGVKEIEAIAVDDENGFVYFSDEGVCIKKYYAEPSMGNEEISCFGGEYFDEDIEGIAIASYTDGHGYLIVSNQQKGEFNIFDRETNAYINAVNLSTTETDGCEAVTVPLNDTFKNGLFVAMNDEKNFYFYDLKRLGLQ; from the coding sequence ATGAAAAATTTATCATATTTACTAGTGCTTACAATTGTAATGATTTCTTGCAGACAAAGTAGGTTACCAAAAATCACACCTGATGTTATCACAGAATTTACGTTGAACGATACCGATGATTCTGCTATTTGGGTTAACCCTAAAAATCCTGCTGAGAGTATTGTTTTTGGAACCGATAAAAAAACGAATGGTGCTATCTATGCTTTTGATTTGAACGGAAAAATTATTCAGGACAAAACTATTAGAGATATTCAACGCCCAAACAATGTCGATATTGAATATGGCTTTCAGTTGAATGATTCTATAGTAACCGATATTTTGGTTTTTACAGAGCGTGAGAAACAGCAAATAAGAATGTTTTCTGTGCCAGATATGAAGCCCTTAGATGGTGGTGGTTTTAAGGTGTTTGAAGATGAGGAATTAGAAGAGAATAGATTGCCAATGGGGGTAAGTTTATATAAGTCACCCAAGGATGCAACTGTATATGCTATTGTAGGTAGAAAAACTGGTCCTGCAGATGGTTATCTGTACCAGTATGCTCTTAATGCTGATAGTTTTGGTGTATCCTCCAAATATGTTAGAAAATTTGGCAAGTTTAGCGGAGTCAAAGAAATTGAGGCCATTGCTGTAGATGATGAAAATGGTTTTGTTTATTTCTCTGATGAAGGTGTCTGCATTAAAAAATACTATGCAGAACCTAGTATGGGGAATGAAGAGATATCTTGTTTTGGTGGTGAATATTTTGATGAAGATATAGAAGGTATTGCTATTGCATCTTACACAGATGGACATGGTTATTTAATTGTGTCTAACCAGCAGAAGGGCGAGTTCAATATTTTTGATAGGGAAACCAATGCCTATATTAATGCTGTGAATCTTTCTACCACCGAAACTGATGGTTGTGAGGCAGTAACTGTGCCGTTAAATGATACATTCAAAAATGGACTTTTCGTCGCAATGAACGACGAAAAGAACTTTTACTTTTATGACTTGAAGAGATTGGGGTTACAATAA